A segment of the Opitutia bacterium genome:
GCGGCACCACCACCGCCCTCGTGCTCGAATCGCTCGACTGGCACCGCCTCGAGGTCGTCCACGTCTGGGGACCGGGCGTGGTAACGCTGCGTCCCATCGAGGCGCCGGCCATCCTCGTCACGACCAAGCCCGGCAGCTATCCGTGGCCGGTCAGCCTGCGCCGCCATTTCGCCGCCACCGTCGAACTCGCCGCCGGATGACCTCCGCTCCGCTCATCGCGCTGACACTCGGCGATCCCGCCGGCACCGGCCCGGAGCTGATTCTCAAGGCCCTCGCGCAACCCGACGTCCGCGCCCTCGGCCACCTGCTCGTCGTCGGCGACGCCGCCGTGCTCGCCCGCGCCCAACGCTACACCGGCACGACGCTGCCGATCCGCACCGTGAAGAAAGCCGTCGATGCGCCCGAATTCGCGGCCGACGGCATCGCGGTGCTCGACCTCGCCAACGTCGACGCCGCGCACCACCAACTCGGCCGCATCGACCCGATGTGCGGCCAAGCCGCTTACGAATCCATCAAGCGCGCCACGGAACTCGCGCTCGCCAGCGAAGTCGGTGCCATCGTCACCTCCGCCATCAACAAAGCCGCGCTCAACGCCGCGGGCCATCACTTCGACGGCCACACCGGCCTGCTCGCTCAGCTCTGCGGCGCGCCCGGCGCCACGATGATGCTCGTCGCCGACACGCTGCGCGTCAGCCACGTCTCGACCCACGTCTCGCTGCGTCAGGCCATCGATCGCGTCCGTCCCGAGCGCATCGTGAAGGTGTTGCAACTCACGCACGACGCCGTGCGCCGCCTCGGCATCGAAAACCCGCGCCTCGCCGTCGCCGGCCTCAATCCGCACGCGGGCGAAGGCGGACTCTTCGGCGACGAGGAGGAAAAGTTCATCGCGCCCGCCATCGCGCAGGCCCGCGCGCTCGGCCTCGATGCGCACGGACCGTTCGCCGGCGACACCATTTTCTTCCGCACGCTCCAGCGCGAATTCGACGCCGCGGTCGCGATGTATCACGACCAGGGCCACGTCGCCGCGAAAATGCTCGGCATCTGGCGCGGCGTGAACGTCACGCTCGGCCTCCCGATCATCCGCACCTCCGTCGAGCACGGCACGGATTTCGCCAACGCCGGCACCGGCCGCGGCGATCCGCGCAGCCTCGTCGAGGCCATCAAACTCGCTGCCAGCATGGCGCGCAACCGCAGTGCCGTCGTCGCCTAAGAAGTTCCCGACATGCGCAGAACGAGCACACGCGTTTCAACAGGTAGGCCGAGTCCTCCGGACGAGCCGCTGACTGCCCGCGCGCCTGCGGCGGCTCGTCGGGGACGACTCGCCCTACCTTTGGCCGCGATTGTTTTAGCGACGACCTCACTCGCCCCTGCGGCAACGACCGCGACGCCGCCGTTCGTCTTCACCGGCGCCGAACGTGCGGAATCCACCGCCGACGGCGGCCTGCGCCCAGTCGTCGGCGTGCAGAACATCCAAATCTACCGCGCCAACCGCACGCACCCCGCCAACAGCGATAAACTCGGCCACACCTACTTTCACCAGCCGATGCTCGCGTGGTGGCGCGGTCGCTTCTACGTCGAGTTCCTCAGCAACCCCGTCGGCGAACACCAGGGCGCGGGCTCCACCTGGCTCACGAGCTCGGCCGACGGCATCGCCTGGGACGAGCCGCGCGTGATTTTCCCGCCGTTCGACCTGCCCGACGGCACGCCGACGCTCGCGCACCAGCGCATGGGTTTCTACGTCGCGCCCGACGGCCGGCTGCTCGCGCTCGCGTTCTACGGCAAGTTGCCCGAGCCGAACGACGGCACCGGCATCGGCCGCGCCGTGCGGGAGGTGCACGCCGATGGCTCGCTCGGCCCGATCTATTTCATCCGGCTCAACGCGAAGCAGCCCTTCGCGAATTTCACTCCGCCTTACCCGCTCTACACCGCGTCGGCGGATCGCGGCTTCGTCGCCGCGTGCGACGCGCTACTCGCGAACAAGCTCATGACCGCACAGTGGTGGGAAGAGGACCAACTCGACGACAGCGGCTTCTACACGATCAAAGGCAAGGCGCTCTCCTTCGTCCATCGTCCCGACGGCGCGGTGCTCGGCGTCTGGAAAAACGCACTCGTGGCGCTCACGCGCGACGAAGGCCGCACGTGGACCGAGAAGCGGTTCGGGATCAGTCTCCCGAACAACGCCTCCAAATACGCGCTCACCCGCACCGGCGACGGCCGCTTCGCGCTGTTCCTCAATCCGACCAATCGCCTCCGCTTCCCGCTGGCGGTGATGACCAGCGACGACTGCGAGCATTTCGCGCAACTGCTCACCGTGCACGGCGAGACGCCCGACCAGCGCTTCGCGGGCAACTTCAAGAATCTCGGCCCGCAATACGTGCGCGCCATCGCCGAGGGCAACGGCACACCGCCGGATCACGCGCAGGCCACTTGGGTGACTTACAGCGTGAACAAGGAGGACATCTGGATCGCCCGCGTGCCCACGCCGATCACCGGCGCGGTTACCGCGCCCGTCGCGGACGATTTTGAACACGACGCTGTCGGCGCGCTGCCCGTCGGCTGGAACGTCTACAGCCCGCTCTGGGCCCCGGTGCGCGTCGTCGACGCCGCCGGTGCCGCCGGTCATGCGCTCGAGTTGCGCGACGAGGATCCTTACGACTACACGCGCGCCACGCGGGTGTTCCCGGTCACGCACGGGCTCAAGGCTTCCTTCAAGATTCTCCCGCGCCAGACGAACGCGCGCCTCGAAATCGAACTCTCCGACGCCCGCGGCAACCGCCAGTTGCTCCTCGCGCTCGGCGAAGATGGTCGCGTCTGGGTTTCGCACGAGGGCGTGTGGACCGACAACGGCGCCTACCGCGCGGGCGAATGGCTCGCGATCGCCTACGACGCCTCCCCGAAGCCCGCCTCCGACCGCGGCGACCTTTTCCTCAACGGCCAGCCCGCCACGCCGCGCGCGATCGGTCCGACCGAGGCGACGACGAGCGTGGAGCGCCTGTCGTTCCGCACCGGCACGGCACGCACGCGGCCGTTCGGCGGACGCGATCTCCCCGGCGCGGATGAGAAGGCGCCGGCCGCTTCCTTTTTGATCGACGACGTCACGCTCACACCGGTGGCGTCGCCGTAGCTTTCGCTGTTCGTCACCTTCCCCATGAATTCCCTCCGCTGGTTGGACCTCGCGGTCATCGCTGTCTACATGATCGGCATGCTCTGGCTCGGCCTGCGCTACACGCGGCGCCAGAAAACGACCGAGGATTACTTCGTCGCCGGCCGCTCGATCCCCGCGTGGGCGATGGGTGTTTCGATCTTCGCCACGCTGATCAGCAGCATCACGTTCATCGCGTATCCCGGCGGCGCCTTCGGCGGCAACTGGGCCGAACTCGTGCCGGGTTTCATGGTGATCATCGTCCTCGTGCTCGTGGGCTCCGTCATCATCCCGTTCTTCCGCGAGGTCGTGCGCATGAGCGCATTCGAGTATTTCGAGAAGCGCTTCGGTTACAGCGTGCGGCTCTATACCTCGCTCGGGTTCACGCTCGGACATTTCTCGAAGATGGGCTTCGTCTTCTACCTCGTCGCGCTGACCGTGCAGAGCCTCACCGGCTGGGACATGTCTGTCGTGATCATCGCCTCGGGCGTCGTCACCGTCGTCTACACCTACGCCGGCGGACTCGAGGCGGTCATCTGGACGGACGTCGCGCAGGGTTTCATCATGTGGTTCGGCATCGCGATCAGCCTCGGCACCCTGCTCTACCTGATGCCCGGCGGCGCGGCTGCGGGCTTCCAACTCGCGTGGGACAACCACAAGTTCGACCTCGGCACGCTGCAGTTCGATTTCACGGCGAAAAGCTTCTGGGTCATGGCCGCCTACGGCTTCTTCTGGTATCTCCAGAAATACACCGCCGACCAGACGATCATCCAGCGCTACCTCGTGGCGAAGGACGATCGCTCCGCCATCCGCGGCGTCGCGCTCGGCGCTCTGCTGTGCATCCCGGTGTGGGCGCTTTTCCTCCTGATCGGCACGCTGACGTGGAGCTACTACAAACTCTCCGGCGAGGTGCTGCCGCCGCACATCGTGAAGCCCGACCAATTTTATCCGCATTTCCTCACCACGCATGTGCCGGCCGGGCTGGCCGGCGTGATCATGGCGTCGCTCTTCGCCGCGGCGATGTCGACGATTTCGTCCGACCTGAACTGCTTCGCCGTGGTCGGCGTCGAGGACTTCTACGCGAAGCTCCGGAAGAACACGACTGATCGCGAACGTCTCTTCATGGGCAAGGTGATCGTCGCCGTCACGGGCGCGCTCTGCACGGTGGTCGCGCTCTGGCTCGCGCAGACCAAGGGAACTGCCCTCTCGCTCTATTTCACGGCGACGTCCGTCCTCGCCGGCGGACTTTTCGGAGTGTTCGCGCTGGCGTTCCTCAGCACCCGCGCGCACCTGCGCGGTCTGTGGGTCGGCATCGTCGCCTGCATCTTGTTCACCGCCTACGCGACGTTCACCTCCGGAAAATCGCCGGTGCTCGACCTCGGCGCATGGAACTTCAGACTCAACGGCGTGCTCATCGGCGTCATCGGTCACCTGCTCGTCGTCGTCGTGGGCTACGTCGCCAGCCTTGTCCTCCCCGGCCCACGCGCACCCGCCGGCATGACGATCTGGGGCTGGCGCGAACAGCGCCGCGCCGCCGCGCAATCCTAGAAACCATGCTCGTCCGCTTTTTCGCCGTCCTGCTTTGCTGCACGCTCACCGCGCGGGCCGCGATCACACTCCCTGAAAGCCCCTCGCCACGCGTGCGCTACGGCGCGGAGCGCTTGGAGAAATCGCTCAAGGCAGGCTCGCCTCGCATTGTTCTCTCCCACGACGTCCTGCTCGGCGGAAAAATCGGCGCCGAAGGTTTCCAGATCAGGACCGAGCGTAACGGCTCCGTGATCATCGCGGCGCTCGAAGACTCCGGCTTTCTCTACGGCTGCCTCGAGCTCGCCGAGCGCTTGAAGTCCGGTCAGCCGATCCCCGAGAACTTCACCGACGCCCCGCAATTCGTCCTGCGCGGCCCGTGCATCGGGATGCAGAAGACTTACCTGCTCCCCGGCCGCAAGGTCTACGAATATCCCTACACGCCCGCGGAATTCCCGTTTTTCTACGACAAGGCCACGTGGACCGAATACCTCGACTACCTCGCGAGCTTGCGGATGAACACGCTCTACCTGTGGAATGGCCATCCGTTCGCTTCGCTGGTGAAACTGCCCGAGTATCCGGAGGCATTGGAGGTTTCGCCGGAAGTTTTCGCGCGCAACGTCGAGATGTTCCGCTGGCTCGCCGCCGAGTGCGACCGCCGCGGCATCTGGCTCGTGCAGCAGTTCTACAGCATCCTCATCTCGAAACCGCTCGCGGAGAAACACGGCCTCTCCACGCAACTCTCCGCCTGGAACGATCTCGCCGCCGACTACACGCGCAAATCCATCGCCGCCTTCGTCCGCGAGTATCCCAACGTCGGCCTCATGCCATGCCTCGGTGAAGCGTTGCAGGAGCAGGCGACGCAAACGCGCTGGATGACCGACGTCATCCTGCCCGGCGTGAAGGACGGCATGGCCGCCGCCGGACTCGCGCACGAGCCGCCGGTCATCATGCGCACGCACGCCACCGACGCCACCAAGGTCATGCCCGAGGCGCTGCAGGTTTACCGCAACCTCTACACCGAGGCGAAATTCAACGGCGAATCGCTCACCACGTGGGAACCGCGCGGCGTCCGCCAGCAACTCCACCTCGCGATGAGCCGCCTCGGCTCCACGCACATCGCCAACGTCCACATCCTCGCGAACCTCGAACCGTTCCGTTACGGCGACGTCGAGTTCATCCAGAAATCCGTCGTCGCCATGCGCGACCGCCTCGGCGCCCATGGCGTGCATCTTTATCCGCTGTTCTATTGGGATTGGCCGTATTCTCCGGACATCGTCACTCCGCCTACCGTTGTAGCCGGGGTCGCCGACCCCGGCCCGGCCTCGCCGAGGCCGGCCTCATCGCTCAAGCAATGGGAGCGCGACTGGATCTGGTTCGAGGCTTGGGCGCGCTACGCGTGGAATCCCGACCGCCCCGCCGGCGCCGAGCGCACCTACTGGATCGCCCGCCTCGCCGAGCGCTACGGCCCCGCCGCTGCGCCACACATTCTCGACGCCTACAACGCCGCTGGCGAGTGCGCCCCGCGCATCCTGCGCCGCTACGGCATCACCGAG
Coding sequences within it:
- a CDS encoding sodium:solute symporter, translating into MNSLRWLDLAVIAVYMIGMLWLGLRYTRRQKTTEDYFVAGRSIPAWAMGVSIFATLISSITFIAYPGGAFGGNWAELVPGFMVIIVLVLVGSVIIPFFREVVRMSAFEYFEKRFGYSVRLYTSLGFTLGHFSKMGFVFYLVALTVQSLTGWDMSVVIIASGVVTVVYTYAGGLEAVIWTDVAQGFIMWFGIAISLGTLLYLMPGGAAAGFQLAWDNHKFDLGTLQFDFTAKSFWVMAAYGFFWYLQKYTADQTIIQRYLVAKDDRSAIRGVALGALLCIPVWALFLLIGTLTWSYYKLSGEVLPPHIVKPDQFYPHFLTTHVPAGLAGVIMASLFAAAMSTISSDLNCFAVVGVEDFYAKLRKNTTDRERLFMGKVIVAVTGALCTVVALWLAQTKGTALSLYFTATSVLAGGLFGVFALAFLSTRAHLRGLWVGIVACILFTAYATFTSGKSPVLDLGAWNFRLNGVLIGVIGHLLVVVVGYVASLVLPGPRAPAGMTIWGWREQRRAAAQS
- a CDS encoding exo-alpha-sialidase; the encoded protein is MAAIVLATTSLAPAATTATPPFVFTGAERAESTADGGLRPVVGVQNIQIYRANRTHPANSDKLGHTYFHQPMLAWWRGRFYVEFLSNPVGEHQGAGSTWLTSSADGIAWDEPRVIFPPFDLPDGTPTLAHQRMGFYVAPDGRLLALAFYGKLPEPNDGTGIGRAVREVHADGSLGPIYFIRLNAKQPFANFTPPYPLYTASADRGFVAACDALLANKLMTAQWWEEDQLDDSGFYTIKGKALSFVHRPDGAVLGVWKNALVALTRDEGRTWTEKRFGISLPNNASKYALTRTGDGRFALFLNPTNRLRFPLAVMTSDDCEHFAQLLTVHGETPDQRFAGNFKNLGPQYVRAIAEGNGTPPDHAQATWVTYSVNKEDIWIARVPTPITGAVTAPVADDFEHDAVGALPVGWNVYSPLWAPVRVVDAAGAAGHALELRDEDPYDYTRATRVFPVTHGLKASFKILPRQTNARLEIELSDARGNRQLLLALGEDGRVWVSHEGVWTDNGAYRAGEWLAIAYDASPKPASDRGDLFLNGQPATPRAIGPTEATTSVERLSFRTGTARTRPFGGRDLPGADEKAPAASFLIDDVTLTPVASP
- the pdxA gene encoding 4-hydroxythreonine-4-phosphate dehydrogenase PdxA, whose product is MTSAPLIALTLGDPAGTGPELILKALAQPDVRALGHLLVVGDAAVLARAQRYTGTTLPIRTVKKAVDAPEFAADGIAVLDLANVDAAHHQLGRIDPMCGQAAYESIKRATELALASEVGAIVTSAINKAALNAAGHHFDGHTGLLAQLCGAPGATMMLVADTLRVSHVSTHVSLRQAIDRVRPERIVKVLQLTHDAVRRLGIENPRLAVAGLNPHAGEGGLFGDEEEKFIAPAIAQARALGLDAHGPFAGDTIFFRTLQREFDAAVAMYHDQGHVAAKMLGIWRGVNVTLGLPIIRTSVEHGTDFANAGTGRGDPRSLVEAIKLAASMARNRSAVVA